The Pseudomonas cucumis sequence GCAACACGCCCATGATGAAGCCCAGCAAGCCGCAACGGATGTTTACCAGGAACACCGCCGAGGCTTCCTTGAAGTTGAACATCATGCGCCCGGTGGCCTTCACCGCTTCCTGGCCGCGGTGGGTTTTTTCCAGCAGCAGGAGGATTTCGCTGATGGAGAACAGGCCCAATACCAGCACAACGAACTGAATGCCGTCGGTCAGGTGAATGTTATCCCCGGTGAAACGGTATACGCCGCTGTTGGCGTCGATCCCGACGCTCGACAGAAACAGACCGATCAGCGCCGCAATGAAGGTCTTGAGCGGTCGATCACCGGCCATGCCGCCGAGACAGACAATCGCAAACACCATCAGTACGAAATACTCCGCCGGTCCGAAGGCAATCGCCCATTTCGCCAGCAGCGGGGCGAACAGCACCATGCCGCACGTCGCGATGAATGCACCGATGAACGAACTCCACGCCGACAGCGACAGCGCTACACCGGCCAAGCCTTTGCGGGCCATCGGGTAACCGTCGAGGGTGGTCATTACGGTGGAGGCTTCGCCTGGAATGTTCAGCAGGATCGAGCTGATCCGGCCGCCGTATTCGCAACCCAGGTACACCGCCGCCAGCAGGATCAGCGCCGACTCCGGTGGCAGGCCGAGGGCGAATGCGATCGGAATCAGCAACGCCACGCCGTTGATCGGGCCCAGACCCGGCAACAGTCCGACGACGGTGCCGATCAGGGTGCCGCACAGCGCGGTCACCAGGTTGTACGGGCTCAGCGCAACGCCAAAGCCCTGACCCAAATAGCCAAGAGTATCCATATCAGTTCTCCAGAACGTCGAGCACGCCCAGCGGAAGTGGCACGTCCATCAACTTGTCGAACAGCAGATAAAGACCGATCGCCATCAGGCTGATGATCACCGCGCTGGGCAGCCAGCGGCCGCCATACAGGCGTGCCATCGGGACACCGATCAGAATGCTGGCGACGATGAAACCAAGGGGCTCGAAGGTCCCGGCGAACACCAGCAACAGCAGCACGCAAATGCCGATTTTGGTCAGGGTTTCGCGGTCCAGTTTCGGGTCATCGTCACTGTGCACGATCGGCGTCGGCCGAAACACCATGTACAGCAATGCCAGGCCCATCAGGCCGAGCATCAGCAGAGGGAAGGCCCGAGGCCCGACCGGTTCGTAGGAAAAAGCCGCCTGATACGGCCACGCCATCAGCGCCAGGCCGACACAGGCCAGCAACAGCACCGAAGCGAAAATGCGTTGTATAAGCATGAGGAACTCCTGGGCCACGACCCCCGAGAACCGGGGCCGTAGCCGCTAGACAGAGGCGATCACTGGATCAGGCCGAACTCTTTGGCCAGCACTTTGTAGTCCGCGACCTGCTTCTTCACGTAGGTGTCGAGTTCCGGGCCGGTCATGGCGAACGGGAACAGTTCACGCTGATCGCGCAGCTTGGCGAAGTCCTCGGAGGCCAGCAGTTTGTCGAAGGCGTCTTTCCACCAGGCGTAGTCTTCGTCGCTGACTTTTGGCCCGAGGTAGAAACCGCGCACCACCGGCCAGACGATGTCGTAGCCTTGCTCTTTAGCGGTTGGAATGTCTTTCATTTCCGGCTCGTCCAGACGCTTCTCGGAGAACACCGCCAGCAGACGCATGTCGCCACTCTGAATGTGTGGCATGGAGTCGGAGATGTCGGTGCTGCCGACCTGGATGTGGCCGCCGAGTAGGGCAGTGGCGATTTCACCACCGCCTTCGAGGGCGACGTAACGCAGGTCACGGGGATTGATCCCGGCCGCCTTGGCGATCAATGCGGTCTGCATCCAGTCCTGGCTGCCGACGGTGCCGCCGGAACCGATCACCACGGAGCTTGGATCTTTCTTCAGGGCTTTGACCAGATCGTCCAGGGTCTTGTAAGGCGAATCGCTTTTTACCGCGATGGCGCCATAGCTGGTGCCAACGGCGGCCAACCAGCGCACTGCACTTTCATCGAAACGACCGAACTTGCCTTGCGCCAGGTTCAGCAGCGAACCGCTGGACCACGCCACCAGCGTGCCGGCATCGGCCGGGCGTTGAGCGACCACCGCGTTGTACGCCACCGCGCCGACACCGCCGGGCATGTAGGTCACGCGCATCGGTTTGGTCAACAGTTTTTCGTTCACCAGCGCGCTTTGCGCCAGTTTACAGGTCAGGTCGAAACCGCCGCCTGGCGAGGCCGGGGCGATGCATTCCGGGCGCTTGGGTTCGGCCATCAATTGGCTGGCAAACAGCACACAGCTGGCGGCTAGAGCAACTTTACGCAGTGATAAGTTCATTTGAGTCTCCACGGGCATTATTGTTATTGGACGTGATGTTTACCAAAGGGCAACGCTATAGCTCACCAGCAGACGCACTTCATCGGCATCGCGAGCGGAGTAGTTGGAACGGTAGGTGGCATTGCGCAGGCGTACGGCGACGTCTTTCAGGGTGCCGCTTTGTACGACGTATTTGATCTCGGTGTTGCGTTCCCACTCTTTGCCTTCGTCGCCGTTCTTGAGCTTGATGTTGTCACCGCTCAGGTAACGGCTCATGAAGCTCAGGCCCGGAATGCCGAGTTTGGCGAAGTCATAGTCGTAACGTGCCTGCCAGGAACGTTCTTCGGCACCGGCAAAGTCATTGATCTGCACGAAGTTGACCAGGTACGGATCGCTGCCATCGACGTAGGGGAAGGCACTGTCCCCCGACATGTGCTGATAACCGGCGCTGAATTTATGCCCGCTCAAGGCATAGCTCACCAGTCCGTTCAGGGATTTGTTGTCGATCTTGCCGCCCCGTGCTGCGCCTTCGTCGTCACTGATGGCCAATCGCAGATCGGTGCCGAACGTGCCGGGGCCGAACGGTTGCGACGCGACAACGCCGAGGAAGTGCTGGTTGTAGACTTCATCGAGTTGGGCGAAGTGGTAGCTGCCGGTGATCTTGTCGGCGAGCTTGTAGTCCACGCCGCCAAAGTCAAAATGCTTGCCGGCCACGGTGCCGGCGAAGCGGCTGTTCTTGTTGTTGAGGGCGATGTCCTCGAAGTCGGTACTGTCGCGGTCCTTGGCTTTCTCCAGACGCCCGCCGGTGAAGGTCAGGTTCTTGATCTCTTTGGAAGTCAGCAGGCCGCCTTCAAAGGTTTGCGGCAGAATGCGCCCGTCGTTGGCTTTGAGGATCGGCAGTTCCGGAATCAGGCTGCCGATTTTCAGTTCCGTGGCGGAGATTTTCACTTTGCCGGTCAGGCCGAGCTTGGAATATTCATCCGCCGCGCGACCGTCGTCATGGGTCGGCAACAGGCCGGTGCCGGTGCGGTCCGGACTTGAATCGAGTTTTACCCCGAGCATGCCCAGTGCATCGACACCGAACCCCACGGTGCCGTCGGTGTAACCCGATTGCAGATTGAGCATGAACCCCTGAGCCCATTCGTCCCGCTTGGATTGCTGGGCGCTGGTACCGTCGCGAAAGTCGCGGTTGAAATACATGTTGCGGGTTTCGAAGGTTGCCGTACTGTCTTCGAAGAAGGCAGCCTGGCTCAACGGCGAAAAGCCGGCGAGGGCGGCGGCACTGATAAGGGCGGTGTGGCTGAGACGGGAAAAACGAGCAGGCGGGTGAGCCTGAAGCTGCATGGACAGCATGGTGACGTACTCCGTTTATTGTTCTTATTGGCGAAAACGCTTCGAGGCGTTTCTCGTACTGCTATGGGCACTGGCAACGGCAGTCGAAACTGTCCGTGGCTGGACTCTAACCGGCCAACCTTTCGCTAACCTTTCAGCTGACTTTCACGGTTTTCGGGCTTCACAGCGACGGATGCGGCTGTAAACTCCGCGCCAAAGAATCGCGTTGACCATCCCTGAATGAGGTAAAGATCCATGCGTGTTCTGCTCGTTGAAGACCATCTGCAGCTTGCCGAAAGTGTCGCTCAGGCGCTCAAGAGCACCGGGCTGACCGTGGATGTGTTGCACGACGGTGTGGCGGCCGACCTGGCCTTGAGCAGCGAGGAATACGCCGTGGCGATCCTTGATGTCGGCCTGCCGCGCATGGATGGCTTCGAAGTACTGGCCCGCCTGCGGGCCCGGGGCAAAAACCTGCCAGTGCTGATGCTGACCGCCCGCAGCGACGTCAAGGATCGGGTTCATGGCCTGAACCTTGGGGCTGACGATTACCTGGCCAAACCCTTCGAGCTGACAGAGCTCGAGGCCCGGGTCAAAGCCTTGCTGCGCCGCAGTGTGCTCGGCGGTGAACGCCAGCAGCGTTGTGGCGTGCTGGCCTATGACCTGGACACCCGGCGCTTCACCCTTGGCGAAGAATTGCTGACCCTGACCTCCCGCGAGCAGGCGGTGCTTGAAGCCCTGATCGCCCGTCCCGGTCGGGTGATGAGCAAGGAGCAACTGGCCGCCCAGGTGTTCGGTCTGGACGAGGAGGCCAGTCCCGATGCCATCGAAATCTACGTCCACCGCTTGCGCAAGAAACTCGACGGCCAGCCGGTAGCCATCGTGACCTTCCGCGGCCTTGGCTACCTGCTGGAAAGCCGCGATGCATAAGGCCAGCAGCCTGCGCTGGCGGCTGCTGTGGAACCTCGCGCTGCTGTTGGTGGTGTTGATGCTCGCCAGTGGATTGAGCGCGTACTGGAACGGCCGCGAAGCCGCTGACACCGCGTATGACCGGACCTTGCTGGCCTCGGCGCGGACCATCGCCGCGGGCCTGTCCCAGCGCGATGGCAGTCTCAGCGCCAACGTGCCTTACGTCGCCCTCGATACATTCGCCTACGACAGCGCCGGGCGGATTTTTTACCTGGTCAATGACATCAATCAGAAGCTGATCTCGGGCTACGAAAACCTGCCGCCACCGCCGCCGGGAACGCCGCGCACCGATGACTACCCGGCGCTGGCGCGTTTCTATAACGCCACTTATCAAGGGCAGAACGTGCGAGTGGTCAGCCTGCTCAAAGCGGTCAGCGAGCCAAACATGAACGGCATGGCGGAAATCCGCGTGGCGGAAACCGATGAGGCGCGGGTACGCATGGCTCGCAGCCTGATGGCCGACACGTTGTTGCGTCTGGGCATGTTGGCGATCGGTGCATTGCTGATGGTGTGGTTTGCGGTCAGTGCGGCGCTGCGTCCGCTGGAGCGCTTGCGCACGGCGGTGGAAGAGCGTCAGCCCGATGACTTGCGGCCCTTGCCGTTGGTGGAAGTGCAGCACGAGTTGGGGCCGCTGGTGCGTGCGCTCAATCACTTTACCGAGCGTTTGCGCGGGCAGTTCGAGCGTCAGGCGCAGTTCATCGCCGATGCCGCCCATGAATTACGTACTCCGTTGGCGGCGCTCAAGGCACGGCTCGAACTGGGTATGCGGTCGAACGACCCCGAAACCTGGCGCAGCACACTGGAAACCGCCGCCCAAGGCACAGATCGCCTGACCCACCTGGCCAATCAATTGCTCTCGCTGGCACGGGTCGAGAATGGTGCCCGGGCAATCGCCGAGGGCGGTGCGCAGTTGCTCGACCTCAGTCAGTTGGCCCGTGAGCTGGGCATGGCTATGGCGCCGCTGGCCCATGCACGTGGCGTGGCACTGGCGCTGGAAGCTGACGAACCGGTGTGGCTGCGTGGTGAGCCAACGCTATTGAACGAACTGTTGAGCAATCTGGTGGACAACGCGCTGGCCCACACGCCACCGGGCGGCAATGTGATCTTGCGGGTCATGGCACCCGCGGTGCTGGAGGTCGAGGACGATGGCCCGGGAATTCCCCTTGAAGAGCGGGATCGGGTGTTCGAGCGTTTTTATCGGCGTAACGAACAGGTGGCTGGATCGGGGTTGGGGTTGGCCATCGTCGGCGAGATCTGCCGCGCCCACCTGGCGCAGATCAGCCTGCACGATGGCGAGCAGGCGGGGCTGAAGGTACGGGTGAGTTTTATTGCAGGAGAGTGAACACCACACCTGTGGCGAGGGAGCAAGCTCCCTCGCCACAGAAATCAGTAAAACATCGACCGCGACTCTTCCAGATCCTTGCACATCGCCTCGTTCTCCGGATCGATTCCCAGCTTCTTGAAGGCCGGCACACTGAAGGGGTCGATTCGGGCCAGTGGATGATCGGTGTCCTTGTGGCAGTACAGGCTGGCCACTTGCACCAGATCGACATAGTCGACCCGCTCCGATTGCCGCTTGAGATCCAGATACAGTCCCGGCAATTGCACCAGCATTTCCGGAAACTCCCAGACCCTGAGCAATTTATCGCCGAGCAGTGGATGAATCCGGTCGATCACATGGTTGAGGCTGACCGGGTCAGACAGCAATTCATAGTGATCTTCGGCGTAGGTCAGGATCGGCAGTACACCAATCTGATGCACGAGCCCGCCGAGCGCCGCCTGATCAGGCTTGAGCTGCGTATAGCTGCGGCACAACGCGTAACTGACGCCAGCGATTTCCAGGCTTTTGCGCCAGACCTCGCGCATTTTCTGTTCCACCACTTCGGAACGGGCGTTGAAGATCTGTTCCATCACCAGGCCGATGGCCAGGTTGCTGCTGTAATTGACACCCAGCCGGGTGATGGCCGTGTGCAAATCAGTCACTTCCTGGGTCGCGCGCAGCAACGGGCTATTGACCACTTTGATCAGGCGCGCCGACAGCGCGGTATCGCGGCCAATCACTTTGCTCAGTGTGCTGACACTGATTTCCGGGTCTTCGGCGGCCTTGCGAATCTGCAGGGCCACTTCCGGTAACGTTGGCAGAACCAGGTCATCGTTATCGATGGCCTCAACCAAATCCTGTTGGACCTTATCCGCCAGCTCGCTCATTTCTTTTCTCTAGGGTATTGCGACAAGTGCTGCTATTAACGCTGGATTTCGCGATCGCGATCCAGTTGATAAGGCAGGTCGAGCAGATGCAGGCCCGGACCTTCGAGTGTGCCAAGGTGCAGGTTGCCATCTTCTGCAGCTTCGGCTTGCAGCACGGCAAGGAGTTCAATGTTTTGCTCGGCGCGGGCGGCTAGCACCACTTCACCGATTGAGCTGCCGTGGGTCGGGGAGAACAATTGGGTACCAGGCTCCGGTAATTCGCCAGCCTCCAGTTGCAGGCGATACAACCGGCGCTTGAGTTTGCCCAGGTACTGCATTCGCGCGACGATTTCCTGGCCGGTGTAGCAGCCTTTCTTGAAGCTCACGCCACCGACGGCTTGCAGATTGAGCATCTGCGGGATGAACAGCTCGCGGGTGCTTGGCATGACCTGACCGATCCCGGCGCGGATCTGGCCCAGCAGCCATTGATTCAGATCGCCTTCGGCCAACAGGGCGGACAGCTTGCCTTTGAGGGTGTCGGCTTGATCGGCGCGAACCCAGAGTTCAGCGCGGTCAGGCGAGACGCGAAGGGCGATCAGGCCGTCATTACGAACGACGCTGTCGGTGTCTGCCGGTAGCGCCAGGCCCAGGCTGACCAGTGCTGCATCGCCATGCTCAAGGCCAAAACGAACCCAGCCGGCACTTTCGTCGGTCAGTTTCGATTTGGAGAACACTGCGTACTTTTTCAGGTCCGCCAGTTGCGGCTCCAGCAGTTCGCTGGCCATCGCCATGAGCACACCGTCGCCTTCGAGCAGAATGCGGAAGCTCGACTGCATCCGGCCTTTCTGCGTGCAGCGCGCGCCAAGGCTGGCCTGGGTATCACTCAGGTAATTGAGATTGCAAGTCAATTGGCCTTGCAGGAATTTGCTGGCATCCGCGCCGCGTACCGCGAGAACGCCTTCGTGAGACAGGGTGCAGAAAAAAGCAGAATCGGCCATGGGTCATCGCAGGGTAAAGAGTCCGAAGGACATCATAAGGGGGCGCCCTTGAAATGGGTAGTTCACAAAGGTTCGTGGAGGGCGACCAAAGCCGACTGTTCGACTCGTCTCGGGGCTGTATACTTGCCGCCTATTTGAGGAGCGCTCCATGGTCGAACAAGTTGAACTGAATCGCCTCTACTGGCACAGTCGTCGCGGCATGCTTGAGCTTGACGTGTTGCTGGTGCCGTTTGTGAAAGAGGTTTATCCGCACCTCAACCAGGTGGATCGCGATTTATACGTCCGTCTGCTGACGTGTGAGGATCAGGACATGTTCGGCTGGTTCATGGAGCGCAACGAATCCGAAGATCCGGAGCTTCAGCGCATGGTTCGCATGATCCTGGATCGTGTCCAGCCCAAGTAACGCGTTCGAATGTCGCTGGCATGCCTCACGGCAGTTGCTGGCGGCCTATCTTCTGGCCCAGCTGTTCGCGCTGGGTTCGCTGCTTCTTCTCTCTATACCGCCCTGGGCCAGTCTGCTCGGCGCTTTTTGCTGTCTGGCTCATGGCGTCTGGGCATTGCCGCGACAGATTCTGCTAACACACCCGCAGGCGTTTCGCGGCTTGCGTCGCGATGCCGATGGTTGGCAGTTGTGGAATCAGGCGGTGGGTTGGCAGCCCGTGCAACTGCGGCCGGACAGTCTGGCGTTGCCATTGATTGTGGTAGTGCGTTTTCGTCTGCGCGGTGAGCGACGGATCAGGGCGATATGCGTACCGCGGGATTCGCAGGCGGCGGATTTACACCGACGCCTGCGGGTTCGGCTCAAGTTCAGTCGGCGTAGGTGGGCGGCACCAGAATAGTGTCCAGGGCGACCGGCAGCAAATTCGGGTAGTCGAGGGTGTAATGCAGGCCGCGACTTTCCTTGCGCTCCATGGCTGACTGAATCATCAGCTCGGCCACCTGCGCCAGGTTACGCAGCTCGATCAAGTCCCGGCTGACCTTGTAGTTGCTGTAGAACTCATCGATTTCGTCCAGCAACAGACGCACCCGGTGCTGAGCCCGTTGCAGGCGCTTGTTGGTGCGCACGATGCCGACATAGTCCCACATGAATCGCCGCAGTTCGTCCCAGTTGTGCGCAATGATCACGTCTTCGTCGGAATCGGTGACCTGGCTCGCATCCCAAACGGGCAGGGCGGTCGGAATCGACACGTCTGGCAACTGCTCAAGAATGTCCGCCGCCGCCGAACGGGCGTAAACGAAACATTCCAGCAGCGAGTTGCTCGCCATGCGGTTGGCGCCATGCAGGCCGGTGAAGCTGGTTTCACCAATTGCATACAGGCCCGGCACGTCGGTGCGGCCCCGCTGATCGACCATCACGCCGCCGCAGGTGTAGTGCGCCGCCGGCACCACTGGGATCGGCTGTTTGGTGATGTCGATGGAGAATTTCAGGCAGCGTTCATAAACCGTCGGGAAGTGCGCCTTGATGAAGTCTTCGGGTTTGTGGCTGATGTCCAGGTAGACGCAGTCGATACCCAGGCGCTTCATCTCATGGTCGATGGCGCGGGCGACGATGTCCCGTGGTGCCAGTTCCGCCCGCGGGTCGAAGCGCTGCATGAAGCGTTCGCCATTGGGCAGTTTCAGATGCCCGCCTTCGCCACGCAGGGCTTCGGTGATCAGGAAACTCTTGGCTTGCGGGTGATAAAGGCAGGTGGGATGGAACTGGTTGAACTCCAGGTTCGCCACCCGACAGCCCGAACGCCAGGCCATGGCAATGCCATCACCGCAGGCCCCGTCGGGGTTACTGGTATAGAGGTAGACCTTCGCGGCGCCGCCCGATGCAAGGATCACGAAACGCGCGCCGTAGGTGTCGACTTCACCGGTGCTGCGGTTGAGCACATAGGCGCCGAGGCAGCGGTCGCCTTCAAGGCCGAGGCGCTTTTCGGTGATCAGGTCGACCGCGACTCGCTGCTCCAGCAGTTCGATGTTGGGACGCTGTTTGGCCTGATCGAGCAGGGTTCTGAAGATCGCCGCGCCCGTCGCATCGGCAGCGTGGATGATGCGCCGATGGCTGTGACCGCCTTCGCGGGTCAGATGAAACTCGAAACCACCGTCTTCGGTGCCTGACTGTTCATCGCGGGTAAAGGGCACGCCTTGGTCGATCAGCCATTGAATCGCCTCTCTGCTGTGCTCGACGGTAAAGCGCACGGCGTCTTCATGGCACAGGCCACCACCGGCGTTGAGGGTGTCATCGACGTGGGATTCGACAGTGTCGGTGTCATCCAGAACGGCAGCGACACCGCCCTGGGCCCAGAAGGTTGAGCCGTTGGCGAGGTCGCCTTTGCTCAATACGGCGATGCGCAAATGACCGGGCAAGGTCAGCGCAAGGCTCAAGCCGGCAGCACCGCTGCCAATTACCAGAACATCGTGTTGAAACTGTTGGCTCATTTCAGGATTCCGCTCAAAGCGACCCGGGACGGGGTTGGCGCAAGACAGCTGGATCGGCGAGTCAAGACAGCCACACAGCCCCCTAGTATATAGAGGGGGGGAGCGGCACAATAGCCGGCCCAGCATGGCATTGTGAAACTACTGTGACGAAAAAGCCTGGACGCTTCGTCGGAAGTTTTTTGGACTGCTTCGGCGACAAAACGACTGTATCGTGGATTTAACAGTCTTTTTCTCTTCACGGTTGCACAATGTCGGTTTCGGGCAGCTATAAATATGGAACTTTTGCCAAAGGCCCAAGATCAATAGACGGTTGCCTGAAACAAGGGACAGCGTCGGCTTCGGTGCGGGACTTGCGATTGGGTCCTTGCTGATGAATCCGATGACAAGATTATTCGCGCAGCCGGGTTATCCCGCGCTGCGCTTTTCGTGCGTGCCAAATCAGAGCCCGCAGGAAACTTGCTTGGAGGGGGAGAACTTTTGCGAAAAGCCCGAG is a genomic window containing:
- a CDS encoding OprD family porin, translated to MLSMQLQAHPPARFSRLSHTALISAAALAGFSPLSQAAFFEDSTATFETRNMYFNRDFRDGTSAQQSKRDEWAQGFMLNLQSGYTDGTVGFGVDALGMLGVKLDSSPDRTGTGLLPTHDDGRAADEYSKLGLTGKVKISATELKIGSLIPELPILKANDGRILPQTFEGGLLTSKEIKNLTFTGGRLEKAKDRDSTDFEDIALNNKNSRFAGTVAGKHFDFGGVDYKLADKITGSYHFAQLDEVYNQHFLGVVASQPFGPGTFGTDLRLAISDDEGAARGGKIDNKSLNGLVSYALSGHKFSAGYQHMSGDSAFPYVDGSDPYLVNFVQINDFAGAEERSWQARYDYDFAKLGIPGLSFMSRYLSGDNIKLKNGDEGKEWERNTEIKYVVQSGTLKDVAVRLRNATYRSNYSARDADEVRLLVSYSVALW
- a CDS encoding Bug family tripartite tricarboxylate transporter substrate binding protein — encoded protein: MNLSLRKVALAASCVLFASQLMAEPKRPECIAPASPGGGFDLTCKLAQSALVNEKLLTKPMRVTYMPGGVGAVAYNAVVAQRPADAGTLVAWSSGSLLNLAQGKFGRFDESAVRWLAAVGTSYGAIAVKSDSPYKTLDDLVKALKKDPSSVVIGSGGTVGSQDWMQTALIAKAAGINPRDLRYVALEGGGEIATALLGGHIQVGSTDISDSMPHIQSGDMRLLAVFSEKRLDEPEMKDIPTAKEQGYDIVWPVVRGFYLGPKVSDEDYAWWKDAFDKLLASEDFAKLRDQRELFPFAMTGPELDTYVKKQVADYKVLAKEFGLIQ
- the nadB gene encoding L-aspartate oxidase, producing the protein MSQQFQHDVLVIGSGAAGLSLALTLPGHLRIAVLSKGDLANGSTFWAQGGVAAVLDDTDTVESHVDDTLNAGGGLCHEDAVRFTVEHSREAIQWLIDQGVPFTRDEQSGTEDGGFEFHLTREGGHSHRRIIHAADATGAAIFRTLLDQAKQRPNIELLEQRVAVDLITEKRLGLEGDRCLGAYVLNRSTGEVDTYGARFVILASGGAAKVYLYTSNPDGACGDGIAMAWRSGCRVANLEFNQFHPTCLYHPQAKSFLITEALRGEGGHLKLPNGERFMQRFDPRAELAPRDIVARAIDHEMKRLGIDCVYLDISHKPEDFIKAHFPTVYERCLKFSIDITKQPIPVVPAAHYTCGGVMVDQRGRTDVPGLYAIGETSFTGLHGANRMASNSLLECFVYARSAAADILEQLPDVSIPTALPVWDASQVTDSDEDVIIAHNWDELRRFMWDYVGIVRTNKRLQRAQHRVRLLLDEIDEFYSNYKVSRDLIELRNLAQVAELMIQSAMERKESRGLHYTLDYPNLLPVALDTILVPPTYAD
- the ygfZ gene encoding CAF17-like 4Fe-4S cluster assembly/insertion protein YgfZ; protein product: MADSAFFCTLSHEGVLAVRGADASKFLQGQLTCNLNYLSDTQASLGARCTQKGRMQSSFRILLEGDGVLMAMASELLEPQLADLKKYAVFSKSKLTDESAGWVRFGLEHGDAALVSLGLALPADTDSVVRNDGLIALRVSPDRAELWVRADQADTLKGKLSALLAEGDLNQWLLGQIRAGIGQVMPSTRELFIPQMLNLQAVGGVSFKKGCYTGQEIVARMQYLGKLKRRLYRLQLEAGELPEPGTQLFSPTHGSSIGEVVLAARAEQNIELLAVLQAEAAEDGNLHLGTLEGPGLHLLDLPYQLDRDREIQR
- a CDS encoding response regulator — its product is MRVLLVEDHLQLAESVAQALKSTGLTVDVLHDGVAADLALSSEEYAVAILDVGLPRMDGFEVLARLRARGKNLPVLMLTARSDVKDRVHGLNLGADDYLAKPFELTELEARVKALLRRSVLGGERQQRCGVLAYDLDTRRFTLGEELLTLTSREQAVLEALIARPGRVMSKEQLAAQVFGLDEEASPDAIEIYVHRLRKKLDGQPVAIVTFRGLGYLLESRDA
- a CDS encoding tripartite tricarboxylate transporter TctB family protein; this translates as MLIQRIFASVLLLACVGLALMAWPYQAAFSYEPVGPRAFPLLMLGLMGLALLYMVFRPTPIVHSDDDPKLDRETLTKIGICVLLLLVFAGTFEPLGFIVASILIGVPMARLYGGRWLPSAVIISLMAIGLYLLFDKLMDVPLPLGVLDVLEN
- a CDS encoding tripartite tricarboxylate transporter permease; this translates as MDTLGYLGQGFGVALSPYNLVTALCGTLIGTVVGLLPGLGPINGVALLIPIAFALGLPPESALILLAAVYLGCEYGGRISSILLNIPGEASTVMTTLDGYPMARKGLAGVALSLSAWSSFIGAFIATCGMVLFAPLLAKWAIAFGPAEYFVLMVFAIVCLGGMAGDRPLKTFIAALIGLFLSSVGIDANSGVYRFTGDNIHLTDGIQFVVLVLGLFSISEILLLLEKTHRGQEAVKATGRMMFNFKEASAVFLVNIRCGLLGFIMGVLPGAGATLASAVAYMTEKRIAGAKGTFGQGDMRGLAAPETAIGGAACGALVPMLTLGVPGSGTTAVMIGALSLYNITPGPLLFQQQPDIVWGLIASLFVANVMLVILNIPMIRIFTRILAVPNWALVPVIAIITGIGVYAVHATTFDLFLMIGIGIFGYILRKLDFPLSPVLLGFILGGLMEQNLRRALSISNGALEILWSSPITFGCWVLTAIMLLMPLLRIWRKRSVARRTLADV
- a CDS encoding FAD assembly factor SdhE, with amino-acid sequence MVEQVELNRLYWHSRRGMLELDVLLVPFVKEVYPHLNQVDRDLYVRLLTCEDQDMFGWFMERNESEDPELQRMVRMILDRVQPK
- a CDS encoding sensor histidine kinase, with translation MHKASSLRWRLLWNLALLLVVLMLASGLSAYWNGREAADTAYDRTLLASARTIAAGLSQRDGSLSANVPYVALDTFAYDSAGRIFYLVNDINQKLISGYENLPPPPPGTPRTDDYPALARFYNATYQGQNVRVVSLLKAVSEPNMNGMAEIRVAETDEARVRMARSLMADTLLRLGMLAIGALLMVWFAVSAALRPLERLRTAVEERQPDDLRPLPLVEVQHELGPLVRALNHFTERLRGQFERQAQFIADAAHELRTPLAALKARLELGMRSNDPETWRSTLETAAQGTDRLTHLANQLLSLARVENGARAIAEGGAQLLDLSQLARELGMAMAPLAHARGVALALEADEPVWLRGEPTLLNELLSNLVDNALAHTPPGGNVILRVMAPAVLEVEDDGPGIPLEERDRVFERFYRRNEQVAGSGLGLAIVGEICRAHLAQISLHDGEQAGLKVRVSFIAGE
- a CDS encoding protein YgfX, translating into MSSPSNAFECRWHASRQLLAAYLLAQLFALGSLLLLSIPPWASLLGAFCCLAHGVWALPRQILLTHPQAFRGLRRDADGWQLWNQAVGWQPVQLRPDSLALPLIVVVRFRLRGERRIRAICVPRDSQAADLHRRLRVRLKFSRRRWAAPE
- a CDS encoding HDOD domain-containing protein encodes the protein MSELADKVQQDLVEAIDNDDLVLPTLPEVALQIRKAAEDPEISVSTLSKVIGRDTALSARLIKVVNSPLLRATQEVTDLHTAITRLGVNYSSNLAIGLVMEQIFNARSEVVEQKMREVWRKSLEIAGVSYALCRSYTQLKPDQAALGGLVHQIGVLPILTYAEDHYELLSDPVSLNHVIDRIHPLLGDKLLRVWEFPEMLVQLPGLYLDLKRQSERVDYVDLVQVASLYCHKDTDHPLARIDPFSVPAFKKLGIDPENEAMCKDLEESRSMFY